A window of Juglans regia cultivar Chandler chromosome 7, Walnut 2.0, whole genome shotgun sequence contains these coding sequences:
- the LOC108989249 gene encoding dof zinc finger protein DOF2.5-like, with the protein MDGTAQWAKEEELVKAMEGEAPNTRPLTERRTRPQEHLNCPRCNSTITKFCYYNNYSLTQPRYFCKTCRRYWTEGGSLRNVPVGGGSRKNKKYTPAASTSNSKIPDLNPQSLSQISSQNLINGAKKGHDLNLAFQTYERYHGETQYVEVMPKIESDNRNQQVAGSASSSTPLSALELLRTGIASRGSNTFIPPPMIDSSTLYSSGFPFQEFKPTPGTFSVDGVESRPYGVQENNGGKLLFPFGESKQISTTNEGEQKKGQGSSTGYWSSMLNGGYW; encoded by the exons ATGGATGGTACTGCTCAATGGGCAAAG GAAGAAGAGCTGGTGAAGGCCATGGAAGGGGAAGCACCAAACACAAGACCCTTGACCGAGAGAAGGACAAGGCCGCAGGAGCACTTGAATTGTCCAAGGTGCAACTCAACCATCACCAAATTCTGTTACTACAACAACTACAGCCTCACCCAACCAAGATACTTCTGCAAGACGTGTAGAAGGTATTGGACAGAAGGTGGGTCTCTCAGGAACGTTCCTGTTGGTGGAGGTtcaagaaaaaacaagaaatatacACCTGCAGCTTCTACCTCTAATTCAAAGATTCCTGATCTTAATCCACAAAGTCTCTCGCAGATTTCTTCTCAAAACCTTATCAATGGTGCCAAGAAAGGCCACGATCTTAATCTGGCTTTCCAAACTTATGAAAGATATCATGGTGAAACCCAATACGTTGAAGTCATGCCCAAAATTGAAAGCGACAATAGGAATCAGCAAGTTGCTGGTTCTGCATCCTCTAGTACTCCTCTTTCAGCTTTGGAGTTGCTAAGGACTGGAATTGCTTCGAGGGGTTCGAATACTTTTATCCCACCACCAATGATCGATTCAAGCACACTTTACTCATCCGGTTTCCCTTTCCAAGAATTCAAACCGACCCCTGGTACTTTTTCTGTTGATGGAGTTGAAAGTAGGCCATATGGGGTTCAAGAGAATAATGGTGGGAAGCTTTTGTTTCCTTTTGGAGAATCAAAGCAGATTTCAACCACGAATGAAGGGGAACAGAAAAAGGGACAAGGGAGTTCAACTGGATATTGGAGCTCAATGTTAAATGGAGGATACTGGTAA